A single genomic interval of Epinephelus fuscoguttatus linkage group LG22, E.fuscoguttatus.final_Chr_v1 harbors:
- the LOC125882578 gene encoding metalloproteinase inhibitor 3-like, with protein MQSVYQHLISLLFIFSSLQVNQLTEGCSCALTHPQDAFCNSDIVIRAKVVGKKLLRDGPFGTMRYTVKQMKMYKGFDKVQHVQHIYTDASESLCGVKFDINKYQYLITGRVYDGKVYTGLCNFNERWERLSLAQKKGINHRYQLGCNCRIKPCHYLPCFVTSKNECLWTDMLSHFGYPGYQSRHYACIQQKEGYCSWYRGLTSRDKTTINATDP; from the exons ATGCAGTCAGTGTACCAGCACCTGATCAGCCTGCTGTTTATCTTCAGCAGCCTGCAGGTTAACCAGCTGACGGAGGGCTGCTCGTGCGCTCTGACGCACCCGCAGGACGCCTTCTGCAACTCCGACATAG TGATCCGAGCTAAAGTGGTGGGCAAGAAGCTCCTGAGAGATGGACCTTTCGGAACAATGCGCTACACCGTCAAGCAAATGAAG ATGTACAAAGGATTCGACAAGGTCCAGCATGTGCAGCACATTTACACAGATGCCTCAGAGAGTTTGTGTGGGGTGAAGTTTGACATCAACAAGTACCAGTACCTGATCACAG GTCGAGTGTACGATGGCAAGGTCTACACAGGACTGTGCAACTTCAACGAGCGGTGGGAGCGCCTCTCGTTGGCCCAGAAGAAAGGCATCAACCATCGCTACCAGCTGGGCTGCAACTGCAGG ATTAAACCCTGCCACTACCTACCCTGCTTCGTGACCTCAAAGAACGAGTGCCTATGGACGGACATGCTGTCCCACTTCGGCTATCCCGGCTACCAGTCCCGGCACTACGCCTGCATCCAGCAGAAGGAGGGCTACTGCAGCTGGTACCGGGGCTTGACCTCACGCGACAAAACCACCATCAACGCCACCGACCCCTGA